From the genome of Streptacidiphilus sp. PB12-B1b:
GGCACCAGCAGGATGTACAGCACCGCCGAGATCGCCGTGACCGGCATCCCGACCACCGGCGGCAGCCGCTGCATGGAGCCCATGGCGATGCCGCAGAGCAGCAGGATGGCGACGGCCTGGCCGCCGAAGTGGAGCGCCACCAGGGAGGCGGCCAGCACCAGGGCCAGCCACAGCAGGCAGGGCAGGACGCGCTTGCGCGTCGACGACCGCAGGAAGCCGGCGAAGGCCAGCGAGCCCGCGGCGGTCGTCCCGACCACGATCCAGGCGTGGCCGCCCCGCAGACCGGTGCCGACGAAGGTCAGCCAGACCGCGACAGTCAGCGCGAAGTAGCGGCCGAGCAGCCCGAACGCGCGCCGGGCCGGGGTCATCCCCCGGCGCTCCAGCGCCTCCTGGGACGGCCAGCTCGTCCAGGCGTCCTGCTCCACGTACGGTCCCCTCGCCGAGTCGGCCGCTGCCGCCGCCGACCGGACGAGGGGGAGGCTCATGAGGCTCACCGGTCAGCCCGCGACAGGCACACGGTACGCCGGGGCGATCTCGCGTGCCCGCCAGGTCACCACGGCGGAGCGCACCAGGAGCAGCGCCGCCAGCGAGAGCATGATCGCGCCCTCGCCCGAGGCCACGCCCAGGGCGCTGCCGAGGGCGATCAGCCCGACCCGGATCAGCACCATGCCGAGCCAGGCGAAGGCGGTGGCCTTGGTGCCCTTGGCCCAGATCGTACCGTTCTCGTCCCGCCAGACCCGGGTGGTGAAGCCCCAGACGCAGCCCATGCCGACCTCGACCACCACGCCGATCACCAGCAGCGCGGCGGAGGTGGTCTGGTGGTGCCGGTCCAACAGGTCGTGGTTGTCCAGGGCGAGGAAGGCGAGGACCGCCGGGAGGATCAGCATCCGCCGGGCGTTTCCGCTGAACTGGCGGGCCTTGAACTGGCGTGCGACGACGTAGCCGACGACCGCGATGATCAGTACGACGTTCGCTGCGCTGGACATTCTCTTGCCTCCGTGACTCGGGCGGTGTGCTTCTGCACACCGTTGAAGTTACGGATACGCGCTGCTCACAGCGTCGGAGCCAGGGTTGACCGGCGGTAGGAGACCCACGGGCGAGGCCCTCCACCCATGGGTGGAGGGCCTCGTACCGCGGTGTCGGCCGGGCGGTACCAGCGGTTCTAGGCGTCGATGCGGGAGCGGTCCAGCAGGGCGGCGGAGTCGACGATGAACTCCTTGCGGGGTGCCACGTCGTTGCCCATCAGCAGGTCGAAGACGCGCTCGGCAGCCTCCAGGTCGCCCATGTTGATCCGGCGCAGGGTGCGGTGCCGGGGGTCCAGGGTGGTCTCCGCGAGCTGGTCGGCGTCCATCTCGCCCAGGCCCTTGTAGCGCTGCACCGGCTCCTTCCAGCGCTGGCCCTTGCGCTGGAGTTCCAGCAGCGTGTTGCGCAGTTCGCTGTCCGAGTAGGTGTAGAGGTACTTCTCCTGGCCCTTGCGGGGGTTGGTGAGCTCGATCCGGTGCAGTGGCGGCACGGCCGAGAACACCCGACCGGCCTCGACCATGGGCCGCATGTAGCGCTGGAACAGGGTGAGCAGCAGGATCCGGATGTGCGCGCCGTCGACGTCGGCGTCGGCCAGCAGCACGATGCGGCCGTAGCGGGCCTGGTCGATGTCGAAGGTGCGGCCCGAGCCGGCTCCTATGACCTGGATGATCGCGGCGCACTCGGCGTTCTTCAGCATGTCCGAGACGGAGGCCTTCTGGACGTTGAGGATCTTGCCGCGGATCGGCAGCAGCGCCTGGAACTCGGAGTTGCGGGCGACTTTGGCGGTGCCCAGGGCCGAGTCGCCCTCGACGATGAACAGTTCGCTGCGGTCGACGTCGTCGCTGCGGCAGTCGGCGAGCTTGGCCGGCAGCGAGCTGGTCTCCAGCGCGGTCTTGCGGCGCTGGGCCTCCTTGTGCTGGCGGGCGGCGACCCGGGTGCGGGCGGCGGCGACGACCTTGTCCATGACCGCGCGGGCCTGGGCCTTGTCGTCGCGCTTGGTCGAGGTGAGGAAGGCCTTGAGCTCGCGGGCGACGACGGCCGAGACGATCCTGGTGGCGGCGGAGGTGCCCAGGACCTCCTTGGTCTGGCCTTCGAACTGCGGCTCGGCCAGGCGGACGGTGACCACGGCGGTCAGGCCCTCGGTGGCGTCGTCCTTGGTGATGTCGTCCTCGGCGACGCGCAGCAGTTTGGCGGTGCGCAGCGCCTCGCCGAGGGTCTTGGTCAGCGAGCGCTCGAAGCCGGAGACGTGGGTGCCGCCCTTGGGGGTGGCGATGATGTTGACGAAGGAGCGCAGGGTGGTGTCGTAGCCGGTGCCCCAGCGCAGCGCGATGTCCACGCCCAGTTCCCGGGTGACCTCGGTCGGGGTCATGTGGCCGAGCTCGTCCAGGACCGGCACGGTCTCCTTGAAGCTGCCGGTGCCCGACAGCCGCAGGGTGTCGCAGACGGCCTTGTCGGGCGCGAGGTAGTCGCAGAACTCGGCGATGCCGCCGTCGAAGCGGAAGGTCTGCTCGTCGGCGGCGGCGCCGTCGATGCCGCGCTCGTCACGGACCACGATGGTCAGCCCCGGCACCAGGAACGCCGTCTGCCGGGCCCGCGCGTGCAGGTTCTCCAGCGAGAGCCGGGCGTCCCTCAGGAAGATCTGCCGGTCCGCCCAGTAGCGGATGCGGGTACCGGTGCGGCCGCGCGTGGCCTTGCGGACCTTGGCCAGGCCGCCGCTGCCGCCGGAGGCCGGGGTGAAGCCGCTCTCCGGGCCCTCGCCGGCGAAGCTGCCGGGGGCGCCGCGGCGGAAGCTGATGGCGTGGGTGTGGCCGCTGCGGTCCACCTCGACGTCCAGGCGGGCGGAGAGGGCGTTGACCACGGAGGCGCCGACGCCGTGCAGGCCGCCGGAGGCCGCGTAGGAGCCGCCGCCGAACTTGCCGCCGGCGTGCAGCTTGGTCATCACCACCTCGACGCCGGACAGTCCGGTCTTGGGCTCGACGTCGACCGGGATGCCGCGGCCGTTGTCGCGCACCTCGACCGAGTTGTCGGCGTGCAGCAGGACGTCGATGTGGTCGCAGTAGCCGGCCAGGGCCTCGTCCACCGCGTTGTCGATGATCTCCCACAGGCAGTGCATCAGGCCCCGGCTGTCGGTGGAGCCGATGTACATGCCGGGGCGTTTGCGGACCGCCTCCAAGCCCTCGAGGACGAGGAGGTGCCGCGCGGTGTAGTTGGAGCCGTCGTTGCTGGAACCGCCGCTGCCCCGCAGGGCGCTGCTGGTCTGCACGGTCGTTTCGGCGGTCACGCGGGCACTTCTCCTCGGTCTGGTCCGTCTGGTCCGACTGCTGCTCTGCCGACTTGTCAGCCGCCCGGCGCTACGCGGAGCGCGAACACGGGCCCTTTCCCTGGCTTCCGGTCGTGCGGCCGGTGCACCATGGCGTCAATGCTGCCGGGTTGCAGGGTACCGGTGGGCGGGCTGGGGCTTCTGCTCCGACCTGCGCGGGGCTTATGCTACGCGCACTTCGCACGGACGTTCGATATCACGTTCGAGTGAAGCGCACACCACATTCGGCGGCAGGCATGAACCGCATGCAGTCCGGGCACGTCCTCTCTGACAAGAGAATGTAAACAGCGGCAGCGACATCGCCGCCTCCGACCCCCGGCACAGCAGCCGGGCCGACCCCGCACCCCGGAAGCACCACAAAAGAAAAGCCGCGAGCGGGAACGTTTTCGGCCTGGTTGGATGTTGACCCTGGTACGACAGCTCGTCGAGCTAGAGAAGAGGCGACGTGACTACAGTTCTGACCCCCGCGAGCCCGCTGACCGCAGCAGACCGCTGCGACCGGTGCGGCGCTCAGGCCTACCTGCGCGTTGTGCTGGCATCCGGCGGCGAGCTGCTCTTCTGCGCTCACCACGGCCGCAAGTTCGAGCCGGAGTTGAAGAAGATCGCAGCTGACATACAGGACGAGACCGGCCGGCTGACGGCCGCACCCGCCTCCGCGAGCGACGAGGACCGCTGACGGCCGCCCCAGGGCCCACCCCGTCGGCACCCCCGCCGCGGAGGCGCCGAGCGGGACACCAGTCGTCATGACAGTCAGGTCGGGCGGCGAACCACACAGGTTCGCCGCCCGACCTGACTGTGTCACAGGCCACATCGCTTCAGCTGCGGAGGGTGACCGCCGCGGCTGGACCGGTCACGGCAGCGGGACACCCGTTCACAGCTGGGCGCGGACCGCGCTGGCCATCGCCGCGAGCCGGGTGTAGACGCCCGGGTGTCCGGCCTCCGCGCAGCCCGTCCCCCACGAGACCAGGCCGACCAGCCGCCCGGCGACCACCAGCGGCCCGCCGCTGTCGCCCTGGCAGGCGTCCCGGCCGCCGGCGCTCTGCTCCCCGGCGCACACCATGGCGCTGCTCCGGAAGGCGCCGTCCGATCCCCCCGGGTAGTCGCGCGCACACGTGGCGTCGGCGATCACCGGCACCTGCACCGCGTGCAGGTCCAGCGCGTACTGGCCGTCGCCCTCCAGATCGCCCCAGCCGTAGACGGTGCCGGCCGTCCCGGCCCGGTACGCGCCCTGCTGCCCCTGGGCGACCATCGGCAGCACCTCCCGGCCGGGCTGCGGCTCGGCCAGCGTCAGGACGGCCACGTCCCACATGTTGCTGCGCATCGAGTAGTCCGGGTCGATCCACACCCGGGAGACCGGCACCTCGGCGCCGTCGTCCGAGGTCAGGTCGGTGCGTCCGACGATCACCCGCAGGTCGGGGCGGTCGGCCGGCTGCATGGTGGTCTCGTCGTACAGGCAGTGGGCGGCGGTGACCACCTTGTTCGGCGCCACCAGGGTGCCGCCGCAGAACTGCCCGGAGCGGGTGTCCCCGTACACCGAGCGGCTGGCCAGGGCCACCATCCACGGGTAGCGCGCAGTGGTCACCGGGCCGCCGCCGACGATGGCATGGGCCGGGGTCGGCCCCACCGCCAGGGCCGCGGGCAGCGCCGCGAGGAGGACCAGCAGGACCCTGCGCCCCGCCGCTCGATCGGACCTCGTCCCGCACTTCATGACCGCCACCCGCTTCACCCCTCCGCCGACCGGACGCCACAGCGTAGTTGCCCGGTCACCCCGCGCGTCCAATTGACGCACCACCAGACGGGTGAGCACACGGCTTCGAGGGGTGACGGACGCACGAACGGCCGCAGGCCCGGAGCCTGGGGCTCCGGGCCTGCGGTGGGGGCGTGCGATCAGTCCAGGTAGTCGCGCAGCACCTGGGAACGCGACGGGTGGCGCAGCTTCGACATGGTCTTGGACTCGATCTGGCGGATGCGCTCGCGGGTCACCCCGTACACCTTGCCGATCTCGTCCAGCGTCTTCGGCTGACCGTCCGTCAGGCCGAAGCGCATCGACACGACGCCGGCCTCGCGCTCGCTGAGCGTGTCCAGGACCGAGTGCAGCTGCTCCTGGAGCAGGGTGAAGCTGACCGCGTCGGCCGGGACGACCGCCTCGGAGTCCTCGATCAGGTCGCCGAACTCGCTGTCGCCGTCCTCGCCGAGCGGGGTGTGCAGCGAGATCGGCTCACGGCCGTACTTCTGGACCTCGACGACCTTCTCCGGGGTCATGTCGAGTTCCTTGGCCAGCTCCTCCGGGGTGGGCTCGCGGCCCAGGTCCTGGAGCATCTGCCGCTGCACGCGGGCGAGCTTGTTGATGACCTCGACCATGTGCACCGGGATGCGGATGGTGCGGGCCTGGTCCGCCATGGCGCGGGTGATGGCCTGGCGGATCCACCAGGTGGCGTACGTGGAGAACTTGTAGCCCTTGGTGTAGTCGAACTTCTCCACCGCGCGGATCAGGCCCAGGTTGCCCTCCTGGATCAGGTCCAGGAAGAGCATGCCGCGGCCGGTGTAGCGCTTGGCCAGCGAGACGACCAGTCGGAGGTTGGCCTCCAGCAGGTGGTTCTTGGCGCGGCGGCCGTCCTCGGCGATGATCTCCAGCTCGCGCTTGAGCTTGGGGGCCAGCTTGTCGGCGGCGGCGAGCTTGTCCTCGGCGAAGAGGCCGGCCTCGATCCGCTTGGCCAGCTCGACCTCCTGCTCGGCGTTGAGCAGTGGGACCTTGCCGATCTGCTTCAGGTAGTCCTTCACCGGGTCGGCGGTGGCGCCGGCCACGGCGACCTGCTGCGCCGGGGCGTCGTCCTCGTCGTCGTCGGACAGGACGAAGCCCTGCGACTCCTCCTCGCCCTCGACCGGCTCGACGTCGGCCTTGACGGCGGTCTCCTCGACCACCTCGTCCTCGCCGCCCAGCTCGTCGTCGGACTTGCCGGCCTTGCCCGCCGCGGTCTTCTTCGCCGCGGTCTTCTTGGCCGGGGCCGCCTTCTTCGCCACGGTCTTCTTGGCGACGGCCTTCTTGGCCGGGGCGGCGTCCGCGGCGTCGAGCTGGGCCACAGCGGCGTCGTCGTCCACCGGGCTCAGGGAGGTCACCGCGACCGGGGCCGCGGTTGCCGGGACGGCGGCACGCGGAGCCGCCGGCCGGGTCGTGGTGGTGGCCGGGGCCGCGACCGGAGACGTGCGCGAGGACACGGCCCTGGTAGCCGTGGCCTTGGTCGCGGTCGTCTTCGCCGCGACGCTCTTGCGGGGGCGCTTGGGGGCAGAGGACTCTGCCGCGCTCACCATCAGCGTCACACCCTCCTCGTCGAGGACCTGGTTGAGGCTGCGCATGACGTTCTTCCACTTGGTGACCGGGATCTGGTCCACCTCGAAGGCGTGGCGCACGTCATCGCCGGCGATCTGCCCCTGTGCCTTGCCCCGCTCGATGAGTGCCATCAGCGCGGTGGACTCGGCGATTTCGGGGGGGAGCGAACGGGATGTGCTGGCCGACACGAACAACCTCTCGGACGTGAGTGGACAGAACCCGCCCGAGAGGGGCAGGTTCTGGAAAACTACGGAACAAACTGCTGGAGTACTGCTGGAGTGG
Proteins encoded in this window:
- a CDS encoding CcdC protein domain-containing protein, with product MSSAANVVLIIAVVGYVVARQFKARQFSGNARRMLILPAVLAFLALDNHDLLDRHHQTTSAALLVIGVVVEVGMGCVWGFTTRVWRDENGTIWAKGTKATAFAWLGMVLIRVGLIALGSALGVASGEGAIMLSLAALLLVRSAVVTWRAREIAPAYRVPVAG
- a CDS encoding type IIA DNA topoisomerase subunit B produces the protein MTAETTVQTSSALRGSGGSSNDGSNYTARHLLVLEGLEAVRKRPGMYIGSTDSRGLMHCLWEIIDNAVDEALAGYCDHIDVLLHADNSVEVRDNGRGIPVDVEPKTGLSGVEVVMTKLHAGGKFGGGSYAASGGLHGVGASVVNALSARLDVEVDRSGHTHAISFRRGAPGSFAGEGPESGFTPASGGSGGLAKVRKATRGRTGTRIRYWADRQIFLRDARLSLENLHARARQTAFLVPGLTIVVRDERGIDGAAADEQTFRFDGGIAEFCDYLAPDKAVCDTLRLSGTGSFKETVPVLDELGHMTPTEVTRELGVDIALRWGTGYDTTLRSFVNIIATPKGGTHVSGFERSLTKTLGEALRTAKLLRVAEDDITKDDATEGLTAVVTVRLAEPQFEGQTKEVLGTSAATRIVSAVVARELKAFLTSTKRDDKAQARAVMDKVVAAARTRVAARQHKEAQRRKTALETSSLPAKLADCRSDDVDRSELFIVEGDSALGTAKVARNSEFQALLPIRGKILNVQKASVSDMLKNAECAAIIQVIGAGSGRTFDIDQARYGRIVLLADADVDGAHIRILLLTLFQRYMRPMVEAGRVFSAVPPLHRIELTNPRKGQEKYLYTYSDSELRNTLLELQRKGQRWKEPVQRYKGLGEMDADQLAETTLDPRHRTLRRINMGDLEAAERVFDLLMGNDVAPRKEFIVDSAALLDRSRIDA
- a CDS encoding trypsin-like serine protease codes for the protein MKCGTRSDRAAGRRVLLVLLAALPAALAVGPTPAHAIVGGGPVTTARYPWMVALASRSVYGDTRSGQFCGGTLVAPNKVVTAAHCLYDETTMQPADRPDLRVIVGRTDLTSDDGAEVPVSRVWIDPDYSMRSNMWDVAVLTLAEPQPGREVLPMVAQGQQGAYRAGTAGTVYGWGDLEGDGQYALDLHAVQVPVIADATCARDYPGGSDGAFRSSAMVCAGEQSAGGRDACQGDSGGPLVVAGRLVGLVSWGTGCAEAGHPGVYTRLAAMASAVRAQL
- a CDS encoding RNA polymerase sigma factor, with protein sequence MSASTSRSLPPEIAESTALMALIERGKAQGQIAGDDVRHAFEVDQIPVTKWKNVMRSLNQVLDEEGVTLMVSAAESSAPKRPRKSVAAKTTATKATATRAVSSRTSPVAAPATTTTRPAAPRAAVPATAAPVAVTSLSPVDDDAAVAQLDAADAAPAKKAVAKKTVAKKAAPAKKTAAKKTAAGKAGKSDDELGGEDEVVEETAVKADVEPVEGEEESQGFVLSDDDEDDAPAQQVAVAGATADPVKDYLKQIGKVPLLNAEQEVELAKRIEAGLFAEDKLAAADKLAPKLKRELEIIAEDGRRAKNHLLEANLRLVVSLAKRYTGRGMLFLDLIQEGNLGLIRAVEKFDYTKGYKFSTYATWWIRQAITRAMADQARTIRIPVHMVEVINKLARVQRQMLQDLGREPTPEELAKELDMTPEKVVEVQKYGREPISLHTPLGEDGDSEFGDLIEDSEAVVPADAVSFTLLQEQLHSVLDTLSEREAGVVSMRFGLTDGQPKTLDEIGKVYGVTRERIRQIESKTMSKLRHPSRSQVLRDYLD